A single Phragmites australis chromosome 4, lpPhrAust1.1, whole genome shotgun sequence DNA region contains:
- the LOC133916463 gene encoding sulfoquinovosyl transferase SQD2-like, producing MAQADEVAAPLLQGEEADAEWNSRPRRIALFVEPSPFAYISGYKNRFQNFIKHLREMGDEVLVVTTHKGAPEEFHGAKVIGSWSFPCPLYQNVPLSLALSPRIFSEVTKFKPDIVHATSPGIMVFGALAIAKMISVPMVMSYHTHLPAYIPRYNLNWLLEPTWSLIRCLHRCADLTLVPSVAIAEDFETAKVVSANRIRLWNKGVDSESFHPKYRRHEMRIKLSGGEPEKPLIIHVGRFGREKNLDFLKRVMERLPGARIAFVGDGPYRAELEKMFTGMPAVFTGMLQGEELSQAYASGDIFAMPSESETLGQVVLESMASGVPVVAARAGGIPDIIPKDKEGKTSFLFTPGDLGECVRKIEQLLLSKDHREAIGKAAREEMEKCDWRAASKIIRNEHYSTAMWYWRKKMGRTN from the exons ATGGCGCAAGCAGATGAGGTGGCGGCGCCGCTGCTGCAGGGCGAGGAGGCGGACGCCGAGTGGAACTCCAGGCCGCGCCGCATTGCCCTCTTCGTCGAGCCGTCGCCCTTCGc TTACATCTCCGGGTACAAGAACCGGTTCcagaacttcatcaagcatctacGAGAGATGGGCGATGAG GTGTTGGTGGTGACCACACACAAGGGAGCTCCTGAGGAGTTCCATGGAGCAAAGGTCATTGGCTCTTGGAG CTTTCCATGTCCATTATACCAAAATGTTCCACTCTCCCTGGCATTGAGCCCCAGAATATTTTCTGAGGTAACTAAGTTCAAGCCGGACATAGTCCATGCTACTTCACCTGGAATTATG GTTTTTGGTGCCCTTGCTATCGCGAAGATGATATCAGTACCAATGGTGATGTCTTATCACACACATCTTCCAGC GTACATACCGAGGTACAATTTAAATTGGTTACTTGAGCCCACATGGAGTCTTATAA GATGCCTCCACCGATGTGCAGATCTTACTCTAGTTCCTTCAGTAGCTATTGCCGAAGACTTTGAAACTGCTAAAGTAGTATCAG CAAACAGAATACGGCTTTGGAACAAGGGTGTTGATTCTGAAAGCTTCCATCCTAAATATCGGAGGCATGAAATGCGCATCAAATTGAG TGGTGGTGAACCAGAAAAACCATTGATAATACACGTGGGCCGTTTTGGACGTGAAAAAAATTTGGATTTTCTAAAAAG GGTTATGGAGAGGCTCCCAGGAGCAAGAATTGCTTTTGTTGGAGATGGACCATACAG GGCTGAGCTGGAAAAAATGTTCACAGGCATGCCTGCAGTTTTCACTGGAATGctccaaggtgaggagctctcACAAGCGTACGCCAGTGGAGACATATTTGCAATGCCTTCAGAGTCTGAGACCCTTGGGCAAGTAGTGCTGGAGTCCATGGCTTCTGGAGTCCCAGTTGTCGCTGCTCGTGCTGGAGGGATACCTGATATTATACCCAAGGACAAGGAGGGCAAGACTAGCTTCTTGTTTACACCAGGAGATCTCGGTGAGTGTGTGAGGAAGATTGAACAGCTCCTTTTGTCAAAAGATCACAGAGAAGCCATTGGAAAGGCTGCCAGggaagagatggagaagtgTGACTGGAGAGCAGCCTCGAAGATAATACGCAATGAGCACTACAGTACTGCAATGTGGTACTGGCGGAAGAAGATGGGCAGAACTAACTAA